CAAATTCCAACTCCTCTTCATAATTCTCTTTAACATGGGTAGGGTGTAATCCCATCATCAAAAAAACAGCTGTTGGATACTGCTGTTCCAAGCTGTACATTCTTTCTGCATACGTTGAATCTATTGCAGGCACAAAAAAACGTTTAACGCCCAGGTCCATTGCACGTTTCATCATTAAGTCCTGGTCTTCATCAAAAGCCTCACTGTATAAGTGGGTGTGGGTATCGGTCAGAATCATGCTGCAAAAATAGGTTTATCTTTAGAGCCTGTTTGGGAATTTGTCAATTGTTTTCTTATGTCCCTTTTTGCACGGCACATTGTTAAAGTTTTAGTCCATAACTATGGCTATGCTTTTCCATCGCACCGGCTCGCCCATAGCTTTCGCTATGTCGTGCCTCGTTCCGCACAAAAATGGCCTATAACAATTCCAATCATAAACTCCCAAACAGGCTCTTAGCAAATTTTCTGAATGGATTCGCTCAAATCTTTCCTCAATTCAAAAAACTACACTAGGGTCAAACTAAAAATGACGGTGACCAATCATTTTGAACTGGAAGCGACAATAAATGGAATTCCCGGACGGTTCATTCTGGATACGGGAGCTTCCAACACTTGTATTGGAATGGATCGGATTGAATTTTTCAACTTAAATTTTGAAGTATCGGATATCAAGGCCGCAGGAGCTGGGGCCCTTGAGATGGAAACCTTGATTTCAACCAATAATACCATTGAAATTGGGGCATGGAAAAGGCGTAGGCAAAAAATTGTACTATTTGACCTTGTCCATGTTAACCAAGCCCTTACCAATCATGATTCCCGACCTGTTGATGGAATTATAGGGGCCGATCTTTTGAAAAAAGGAAAAGCGGTAATTGATTACAGTAAAAAAAGGCTTTATCTAAAATTGGGTAACCCCTAAAGTTCCAAAGCCTTTGTGATATTGTTATCCATTAAGAGTTCACTTGGATTTTCCAGGGCCTCCTTTACGGCGACCAAAAATCCAACGGATTCGCGACCATCAATAATTCTATGATCATAAGAAAGGGCCACAAACATTACCGGGGCAATCACAATTTGTCCATCCCGAACAATTGGACGTTCCACAATATTGTGCATCCCCAGGATTGCGCTTTGGGGAGGGTTAATAATAGGTGTGGAAAGCATGGAACCAAAGACGCCACCATTGGAAATGGTAAAGGTACCTCCGGTCATTTCATCCACAGTGATCTGGCCGTCCCTGGCGCGTATGGCCAAACGTTTTACCTCAGATTCCACTCCTCTAAATGTCAAGTTCTCCGCATTGCGGATAACGGGAACCATTAACCCTTTGGGTCCGGAAACGGCAATACTGATGTCACAGAAGTCATAGGAAATCATTTCCTTACCGTCAATCATGGAATTCACGGCAGGGAATTCCTTTAA
The sequence above is a segment of the Muricauda sp. SCSIO 64092 genome. Coding sequences within it:
- a CDS encoding TIGR02281 family clan AA aspartic protease — its product is MDSLKSFLNSKNYTRVKLKMTVTNHFELEATINGIPGRFILDTGASNTCIGMDRIEFFNLNFEVSDIKAAGAGALEMETLISTNNTIEIGAWKRRRQKIVLFDLVHVNQALTNHDSRPVDGIIGADLLKKGKAVIDYSKKRLYLKLGNP